From Azospirillum brasilense, one genomic window encodes:
- a CDS encoding CbbQ/NirQ/NorQ/GpvN family protein has translation MAEETSSQHGTAGGAVPFYAPTGNEVALFEHAHRNRLPLLLKGPTGCGKTRFVAHMAARLGRPLHTVSCHDDLTAADLTGRYLLKGGDTVWTDGPLTRSVREGAICYLDEVVEARKDVTVVLHPLTDDRRLLPLERTGELLEAPPAFMLVVSYNPGYQNILKSLKPSTRQRFVAIEFGFPKADAETGIVVQESGLSADRVAPLVRLGNALRALKGQDLEEGVSTRLLVYCASLIRDGMPRDEAILASMIEPLTDDPEVKKALLRVAELTLG, from the coding sequence ATGGCGGAGGAGACGTCCTCCCAGCATGGGACGGCGGGCGGCGCCGTCCCCTTCTACGCTCCCACCGGCAACGAGGTGGCGTTGTTCGAGCATGCCCACCGCAACCGTCTGCCGCTGTTGCTCAAGGGGCCTACCGGCTGCGGGAAGACCCGCTTCGTCGCGCACATGGCCGCAAGGCTGGGGCGTCCGCTCCACACGGTGTCCTGCCACGACGACCTGACCGCCGCCGACCTGACCGGCCGCTACCTGCTCAAAGGCGGCGACACGGTCTGGACCGACGGCCCGTTGACCCGCTCGGTGCGCGAAGGCGCGATCTGCTACCTCGACGAGGTGGTCGAGGCGCGCAAGGACGTCACCGTGGTGCTGCACCCGCTGACTGACGACCGCCGCCTGCTGCCCCTGGAGCGCACCGGCGAATTGCTGGAGGCCCCGCCGGCGTTCATGCTGGTCGTCTCCTACAACCCCGGCTACCAGAACATCCTGAAGTCGCTGAAGCCCAGCACGCGCCAGCGCTTCGTCGCCATCGAGTTCGGCTTCCCGAAGGCCGATGCCGAAACCGGGATCGTCGTCCAGGAAAGCGGGCTGTCCGCCGACCGGGTCGCTCCGCTGGTGCGGCTGGGAAACGCCCTGCGCGCGCTCAAGGGACAGGATCTTGAGGAAGGAGTGTCGACCCGGCTGTTGGTGTATTGCGCCTCCTTGATCCGCGACGGCATGCCTCGCGACGAGGCGATCCTGGCGTCGATGATCGAACCGCTCACCGACGATCCGGAGGTCAAAAAGGCGCTGCTTCGGGTCGCCGAACTCACGCTGGGATGA